The following proteins are co-located in the Peromyscus maniculatus bairdii isolate BWxNUB_F1_BW_parent chromosome 23, HU_Pman_BW_mat_3.1, whole genome shotgun sequence genome:
- the LOC102916976 gene encoding CD209 antigen-like protein C isoform X1, protein MGLYKSQGREEEERGSQDKQKMAGEPETQQPKNHEEEVTFGGQGFAENDPEGLTCSSKSMPECLARVPWLLLLLISLGLFVLMLAILVQVSRVHASPQGQTPGQQGSSSLVAVPHAQTHSLEQIQQQLTQINASLAGLCRPCPWDWELFQGSCYLFSRTLSSWEASATSCQDLGAHLVIINSVEEQRFMEYWNVRKKQRSWIGLSDLRHEGSWQWVDDTPLQLSFWKQGEPNNDEDEDCVELFTDEWNDNKCTEQNFWVCEQPSAPCPHH, encoded by the exons ATGGGGTTATATAAATCccagggcagagaggaggaggaaagggggagtcAAGACAAGCAGAAGATGGCAGGAGAGCCAGAGACCCAGCAGCCAAAGAACCATG AGGAGGAGGTCACATTTGGAGGCCAGGGATTTGCTGAGAACGACCCTGAGGGTCTCACTTGCAGCTCCAAGAGCatgccag aatgtctggcccGGGTGCCCTGGCTTCTCCTGCTTCTCATCTCTCTGGGCCTCTTTGTGCTGATGTTGGCCATCCTGGTTCAAG TTTCCAGGGTTCATGCATCCCCACAGGGACAGACCCCAGGTCAGCAGGGGAGCTCCAGCTTGG TTGCTGTTCCTCATGCGCAGACACACAGCTTGGAGCAGATCCAGCAGCAGCTGACTCAGATCAATGCCTCGCTGG CTGGCCTGTGCCGGCCCTGCCCCTGGGACTGGGAGCTCTTCCAGGGAAGCTGCTACCTCTTCTCCAGGACTCTGAGCAGCTGGGAAGCCTCGGCCACCTCCTGCCAGGATCTGGGTGCCCACCTGGTGATTATCAACAGTGTTGAAGAACAG AGATTCATGGAATACTGGAATGTGAGGAAGAAACAGCGCTCCTGGATTGGCCTCAGTGACCTTAGACATGAAGGTTCCTGGCAGTGGGTGGATGACACCCCTCTGCAGCTCAG CTTTTGGAAACAAGGGGAGCCTAACAATGATGAGGATGAGGACTGTGTGGAGCTGTTCACGGATGAGTGGAATGATAATAAATGCACTGAGCAAAACTTCTGGGTGTGTGAGCAGCCCTCAGCTCCCTGCCCTCATCACTGA
- the LOC102916976 gene encoding CD209 antigen-like protein C isoform X2, giving the protein MGLYKSQGREEEERGSQDKQKMAGEPETQQPKNHEEEVTFGGQGFAENDPEGLTCSSKSMPECLARVPWLLLLLISLGLFVLMLAILVQVSRVHASPQGQTPVAVPHAQTHSLEQIQQQLTQINASLAGLCRPCPWDWELFQGSCYLFSRTLSSWEASATSCQDLGAHLVIINSVEEQRFMEYWNVRKKQRSWIGLSDLRHEGSWQWVDDTPLQLSFWKQGEPNNDEDEDCVELFTDEWNDNKCTEQNFWVCEQPSAPCPHH; this is encoded by the exons ATGGGGTTATATAAATCccagggcagagaggaggaggaaagggggagtcAAGACAAGCAGAAGATGGCAGGAGAGCCAGAGACCCAGCAGCCAAAGAACCATG AGGAGGAGGTCACATTTGGAGGCCAGGGATTTGCTGAGAACGACCCTGAGGGTCTCACTTGCAGCTCCAAGAGCatgccag aatgtctggcccGGGTGCCCTGGCTTCTCCTGCTTCTCATCTCTCTGGGCCTCTTTGTGCTGATGTTGGCCATCCTGGTTCAAG TTTCCAGGGTTCATGCATCCCCACAGGGACAGACCCCAG TTGCTGTTCCTCATGCGCAGACACACAGCTTGGAGCAGATCCAGCAGCAGCTGACTCAGATCAATGCCTCGCTGG CTGGCCTGTGCCGGCCCTGCCCCTGGGACTGGGAGCTCTTCCAGGGAAGCTGCTACCTCTTCTCCAGGACTCTGAGCAGCTGGGAAGCCTCGGCCACCTCCTGCCAGGATCTGGGTGCCCACCTGGTGATTATCAACAGTGTTGAAGAACAG AGATTCATGGAATACTGGAATGTGAGGAAGAAACAGCGCTCCTGGATTGGCCTCAGTGACCTTAGACATGAAGGTTCCTGGCAGTGGGTGGATGACACCCCTCTGCAGCTCAG CTTTTGGAAACAAGGGGAGCCTAACAATGATGAGGATGAGGACTGTGTGGAGCTGTTCACGGATGAGTGGAATGATAATAAATGCACTGAGCAAAACTTCTGGGTGTGTGAGCAGCCCTCAGCTCCCTGCCCTCATCACTGA